A single region of the Salvelinus sp. IW2-2015 linkage group LG20, ASM291031v2, whole genome shotgun sequence genome encodes:
- the LOC111981030 gene encoding V-type proton ATPase 116 kDa subunit a 1, which produces MGELFRSEEMTLAQLYLQSESRKFVNEVRRCEEMDRKLRFVEKEIKKANIPMVDTGENPEVPPPRDMIDLEATFEKLENELKEINTNQEALKKNFLELTELKHILRRTQQFFDEVNSTMEDPNLLEESSTLMDPAEAGTRPPLRLGFVAGVISRERIPTFERMLWRVCRGNVFLRQADIEDSLEDPATGDQVYKSVFIIFFQGDQLKTRVKKICEGFRASLYPCPETPQERKEMAAGVATRIDDLQMVLNQTEDHRQRVLQAAAKTVRVWFIKVRKMKAVYHTLNLCNIDVTQKCLIAEVWCPVSDMDSIQFALRRGTEKSGSTVPSILNRMQTKQTPPTFNKTNKFTSGFQNIVDAYGIGNYREMNPAPYTIITFPFLFAVMFGDLGHGVLMTCAALYLVLRESRLVAQKNDNEMFSMVFAGRYIILLMGIFSIYTGIIYNDCFSKSLNLFGSGWSVRPMFDLRVNNLTWSFQTLDENKVLQLDPAVRGVFNGPYPIGIDPIWNIATNKLTFLNSFKMKMSVILGVIHMLFGVSLSLFNHLYFKKPLNIYLATTDGFILDVCSLSLLQFNFGDVAVHQAIHTIEYCLGCISNTASYLRLWALSLAHAQLSEVLWTMVMHLGLSSRSFGGFVXLSIIFGAFAVLTVCILLIMEGLSAFLHALRLHWVEFQNKFYVGQGFKFLPFTFESILEGRFED; this is translated from the exons atggggGAACTCTTCAGAAGTGAGGAGATGACCCTGGCCCAGCTCTACCTCCAATCAGAGTCT CGCAAGTTTGTCAACGAAGTGCGTCGATGTGAGGAGATGGACCGCAAGCTTC GGTTTGTGGAGAAGGAGATCAAGAAAGCCAACATTCCAATGGTGGACACGGGAGAGAACCCAGAGGTCCCCCCCCCTAGGGACATGATTGACCTGGAG gCCACTTTTGAGAAGCTGGAGAATGAGCTGAAGGAGATCAACACCAACCAGGAGGCCCTGAAGAAGAACTTCCTAGAGTTGACGGAGCTCAAGCATATCCTGCGCCGCACTCAGCAATTCTTCGACGAGGTCAACTCCACT ATGGAGGACCCCAACCTGCTGGAGGARTCGTCTACCCTGATGGATCCCGCTGAAGCAGGGACCCGTCCTcctctcagactggg GTTTGTTGCTGGGGTGATCAGCAGGGAGCGCATCCCTACGTTTGAGAGGATGCTGTGGAGGGTTTGCCGTGGTAACGTGTTCCTGAGGCAGGCAGACATTGAAGACTCRCTGGAGGACCCTGCCACG GGTGACCAGGTCTAYAAGTCTGTCTTCATCATATTCTTCCAAGGAGATCAGCTGAAGACTCGGGTTAAGAAGATATGTGAAGG GTTCCGAGCRTCACTGTACCCCTGTCCAGAGACCccccaggagaggaaggagatggcTGCAGGGGTGGCCACCCGTATCGATGACCTGCAGATG GTGCTGAACCAGACGGAGGACCACAGACAGCGGGTCCTGCAGGCTGCAGCCAAGACCGTCAGGGTGTGGTTCATCAAGGTGAGGAAGATGAAGGCCGTCTACCACACCCTGAACCTGTGCAACATCGATGTCACACAGAAGTGTCTGATCGCCGAGGTGTGGTGCCCCGTGTCAGACATGGACTCAATCCAGTTCGCCCTGCGGAGAGGCACG GAGAAGAGTGGTTCCACCGTCCCCTCCATCCTCAACAGGATGCAGACCAAGCAGACCCCGCCCACCTTCAACAAGACCAACAAGTTCACCTCGGGCTTCCAGAACATCGTAGACGCCTACGGTATCGGCAACTACCGCGAGATGAACCCAG CCCCATACACCATCATCACCTTCCCCTTCCTATTCGCTGTCATGTTTGGGGACCTGGGCCACGGGGTGCTCATGACCTGCGCTGCCCTCTACCTGGTCCTGAGAGAGAGCCGCCTGGTCGCCCAGAAGAACGACAACGAG aTGTTCAGCATGGTGTTTGCTGGGCGCTACATCATCCTACTGATGGGCATCTTCTCGATCTACACCGGCATCATCTACAACGACTGCTTCTCCAAGTCACTCAACCTGTTTGGCTCTGGYTGGAGCGTCAGGCCCATGTTCGACCTCCGCGTTAACAACCTCACCTGGTC GTTTCAGACACTTGATGAAAACAAGGTTTTACAGTTGGACCCTGCAGTACGAGGAGTCTTCAATGGACCTTACCCCATTGGCATTGACCCA ATCTGGAACATCGCCACCAACAAGCTGACCTTCCTCAACTCCTTCAAGATGAAGATGTCAGTGATCCTGGGGGTCATCCACATGCTGTTTGGAGTGTCTCTCAGTCTCTTCAACCACCT GTATTTCAAGAAACCCCTGAATATCTACCTGG CAACCACAGAC GGKTTCATACTGGATGTGTGTTCTCTYTCCCTCCTCCAGTTTAACTTTGGGGACGTGGCTGTGCACCAGGCCATCCACACCATAGAATACTGTCTGGgctgcatctccaacacagcTTCCTACCTACGCCTATGGGCCCTCAGCCTGGCCCACGCAC AGCTGTCAGAGGTTCTGTGGACCATGGTGATGCACCTTGGCCTGTCCTCCAGGAGCTTTGGGGGTTTCGTTGYCCTGTCCATCATCTTCGGGGCCTTYGCCGTCCTCACTGTCTGCATCCTGCTCATCATGGAGGGCCTGTCTGCCTTCCTGCACGCACTGCGTCTGCATTG